A stretch of the Vigna radiata var. radiata cultivar VC1973A chromosome 7, Vradiata_ver6, whole genome shotgun sequence genome encodes the following:
- the LOC106768590 gene encoding costars family protein encodes MNVEEEVQRLRQEIMRLGKVQEDGSYKVTFGTLFNDDECANIFEALVGTLRAAKRRKVLTYEGELLLQGVHDNVEITLSPASAAS; translated from the exons ATGAATGTTGAAGAAGAGGTTCAGCGGCTCAGGCAAGAAATCATGAGGCTTGGCAAGGTCCAAGAAGATGGTTCTTACAAG GTAACATTTGGAACACTATTTAATGATGACGAATGTGCAAACATATTTGAAGCACTTGTTGGGACACTGAGAGCAGCGAAAAGGAGAAAAGTACTGACATACGAAGGTGAGCTACTGCTGCAAGGAGTCCATGATAACGTGGAAATTACACTTAGTCCTGCCTCTGCCGCATCATAA
- the LOC106765698 gene encoding protein mak16 yields MQHDEVIWQVIRHNHCSYLAKITTGNFCRNPYNVTGVCNRSSCPLANSRYATIREDNGVFYLYMKTIERAHMPKDLWERVKLPRNYEKALEVIDKQLMYWPKLLIHKIKQRLTKMTQMRIRMRKLALKTREKIMTTPRKQIKREARREEKAEKAALLEKSIEKELLERLQKGVYQQSDIYNYPLEEYNKVLDMENLQPVEEEDEEELEVEYVEGYDELEEEEDMEDFGGFAAHKSQAGSSDEEDDEEEDDEAVDLSRAKRKMILASKKLEKNGLDSKSKKTRVLVEVEQEDDGVERKRAVQ; encoded by the exons ATGCAGCACGACGAGGTCATATGGCAAGTTATCAGGCACAACCATTGCAGTTATTTGGCCAA AATTACGACGGGGAATTTCTGTAGAAACCCTTACAACGTAACTGGGGTCTGTAACAGAAGTTCGTGCCCTTTGGCTAATAGTCGATATGCCACTATTCGAGAAGATAATG GAGTGTTTTATCTTTACATGAAAACTATAGAACGGGCTCACATGCCGAAAGATTTGTGGGAAAGAGTAAAGCTGCCTAGGAATTATGAGAAGGCTCTTGAAGTCATAGACAAACAACTG ATGTATTGGCCCAAGCTTCTTATACACAAGATAAAGCAACGACTGACTAAAATGACCCAAATGCGGATACGAATGAGGAAACTTGCTCTGAAGACGAG GGAGAAAATAATGACGACTCCAAGGAAACAGATAAAGAGAGAGGCTCGAAGAGAAGAGAAGGCTGAAAAAGCAGCTTTGTTGGAAAAG tCTATTGAAAAAGAGCTATTGGAACGCCTTCAAAAAGGTGTTTATCAACAaagtgatatatataattatcctCTTGAAGAGTACAATAAAGTTCTTGATATGGAGAATCTTCAACCTGTCGAGGAAGAGGATGAAGAG GAGCTAGAGGTAGAATATGTAGAAGGATATGATGAacttgaagaggaagaagatatgGAGGATTTTGGTGGTTTTGCGGCTCACAAGTCACAGG CTGGAAGCTCTGATGAAGAggatgatgaagaggaagatgatgaagcaGTTGATCTGAGTAGagcaaaaaggaaaatgattttaGCTTCAAAGAAACTTGAGAAGAATGGCCTTGATTCTAAATCAAAGAAGACAAGGGTCCTTGTTGAG GTTGAGCAAGAGGATGATGGTGTTGAAAGAAAGAGGGCGGTACAGTAG